The DNA region GCGCCTCGGCTACGGCGGCACGTAGCAGGCGCCATTGGTCGGGGCTGAGGTCTTGTGCTTCATCGATGAGGATGTGCCGGAACGGCTTGTCCGTGGATTCCTCGAGTAAGCGTGTTGATTCGCGTCGGACGGTTTCGTGTGTCCAGACACCTTGTTGAGTGAGTGTTTGCTCGAACTCCCAGATGGCTTGCCACACTTGGGCACGTTGCGCGGCACCGAGTCCGCGGCCGCGCCCGGTCCGCTTAGCTGCGAGGTAGGCGTCAGCGGTGCTGATGCGCCGCGCTAGCACCACTTGCCGCCACTCCTCGGACAAGAACACCGGGGTGAAGCTGAGCTGGAGTTCGTCGACCAAGCCGGCCCACAGGGCTTTCTCGTCCTCCGAATTGAGCACGTTCGGTGCGCCGTGAGTCTTACGAAACACTCGGTGGGCGATGCGATCGACGTTCGACACCTCGATCCGGCTCGGTACTTCTCGGTCGCTGGCCAACATGTCGAGGCCGGACTGCAGAGTGTCAGACAGTGTCGAGGTGAAAGTAGTGACGAGAACCCTGCCTTCTCCACGTTTGGCGAGCATGTAGGCACGATGCAGCGCGACAACAGTTTTGCCGGTGCCGGGGCCGCCAGTGACGCGGGACGGACCTTTGTATGTCGCTTCCGCTACGGCGCGCTGGGTCGGGTGCAGATACACCCGCCAGGTTGCGAAAGGGTGGGCGAAGACATCCATCAGTTCGTCGGGTCCGCTGACGAGCACGACGCGGTCGCTGCTTCGCAGGACGGCCGCGTCGATGTCTGCGATGTCGATCGGCTCGCCGATGATCTGCGCTCCGAGGTCCGCCCACACCTCCTCGGGAGTGAAACCGGCAGCCAGACCGAAGAGCACGTCCCACTGTGTCTCGGGAAGGAAGGACTTCGCCGCGTCCAGCTGGGCGGCATCCGTGACAGTACGCGCAAACGCGAGTACCTTCTCGTCGATTCCGAGCCTGGTCAGCTCGCCGTCCTTGACGTTCGCGAAGATCGGCCTGCCGGCCTTCTTGGCTGCTTCGGCCATCTCCGGGATCTGTCGGTCCAGTTCGGCCTCGTCGCGGATCTCGATGCCGCCGGTGGCGGAGTTCACCGAAACGTTGCTGCGTTGCGCCCAGGCGTAGGCATCGTCGTGGTGCAACACCTTCAGCAGTGTGTAGACGTCGCCACTGGCGGGTGCGAGCACGATGCCGCGCCACGCCTGATCGATCCGAATGGACCGAAACCGCGGATTGCGGGCATTGGCGATCTTCTCGAGGTGCAGTCCGGTGTGGGTGGCGGCATCGAACTCGTCGAAGACCTCGGTGACCCGCTTGAACACGGGCTTCTCCAGCTTCGCGAGATCCCCCAGAAATCCTTTGTCGATTGCCAACGAAGGCACTCCCCACTCCAATCCAGCTCCGATTCCTCCCGCGCGGGGCTAGTTCGACCATACGGCCAGTTGCTGACAGTCGGGAAGCCCCTGCTATTGACTGTCGCCGGCAGCGGTCGCCGCATCGGCTTGCACGCTTCCCGGCGCCTGACGAGAGCGCGGACCAGGTTCGCTGAAGCAGCAATATCGTCGACTTCCGTGAGGTCGAATATGCCGAGAAACTCATATCGCGCTCGGGCCGAAGAGTGGTTCATCAGCGTCTCGTTCTATACGCGACCCACCGAATTGCCATATGGCAGTCGGCCGAGCGGTGGATTACGCCCGATCGCTGCCAACCGCGAGACCCTGTCGGCGATTGCTCGTATCCTGGCGGGTGATGGAGGGGAGGGTCCGCTTTGAGCGCCGGCGGATTCGCTGTGAGCGGTATGCAAGTCTTGAGTGCGAAGGACGAAGGTCAGAAGACAGATTTCGATGCCTGGTTACCGGTTTCAGTGGTCGAATTTGCCCGGCTGGCTCATCGATGCGCTTTGTCGGAACCTCCTCGAAAACTACAAGGACATTGACCACGCACAAGCGCTCCGGTCGGTATACCGAGCGCGTCCTCGAGACGAGTTCATTCGGGAAGCGTGGCCGACGCTTCGCGACGTCTGGCTCCACCGAGACGGTCAATCACGTAAGCAAGTCGTTGACGTCCTCCGGGCGCTTCGAGGTGACGAAGGGAGGATCACCAATCGCCGGGCACAGATGGAATATCTTCGCCGACTCCGGAGTACGCAGAGATTGCGAGCAGTCGTCCTCCAGGCATTCATCGAGTACGGCGAATCCGGTCACTCGTCCGATATCAGCGCCGGCCGAACGCGGCGGTCCAGCCATCCCCCCGCATCTTCGAAGGACGGAAAGCGATTGACCATCAGCGCGCCTGCCATTCCCACTGGAGAAGTGAGCTCACCAGCGATCCATCACGCTGCGGTCCCAGAAGTCGGCCAGATCGTCACCGTGCGCGGCGCGAACTGGGCGGTCACCGACGTCCAGCAGCAGAGCCTTCCCCGTAGTGCCCACGATGACGCGGTCCGGCAGCTGCAGAACGCGGTGACGCTTCAGTCGGTCGAGGACGACAGGTTGGGCGACGAGCTGAGGGTCGTGTGGGAGCTCGAGCCCGGACGCAGCCTCAGACCGCCCCAAGATCTGCCGACCCACATCGACGCGGACAAGTTCGACCCCCCCGAACGGCTGGCTGCCTTCATCGACGCACTGAGATGGGGCGCGGTCACCAGCGCCGACGTCAAGACAGTTCAAGCACCCTTTCGCTCCGGCGCCAAGGTCGAGCCGTACCAGTTGGAGCCGCTACGCCGCGCGCTGAGCGCGCCCCGTGCCAACTTGCTCCTCGCCGACGACGTCGGCCTCGGTAAGACCATCGAGGCAGGCATGGTCATCCAGGAACTCCTGCTTCGTCACCGCGCGCGCACTGTCATCATCGTCTGCCCGGCCGGCCTCGCCCTGAAGTGGCAGGACGAGATGCACGACAAATTCGGTCTGGACTTTCACATCGTGAACTCCGAAACGATGAAGGAAGCCCGACGCACACATGGCGTACACGCCAACCCGTTCACCCTCTTCCCGCGTGTCATTGTGTCGATGGCGTGGCTACCCGGACCACGCGCGCAGCGTCAGCTCCGCGACGCGCTGATCACCAAGTCACGCGGCACAGCGTCACGCTTCGCCTTCGACATCCTCGTAGTCGACGAAGCTCACCATGTGGCGCCGTCCACTCCGACCAGGACGGACAAGGCCGGCCTGCGCAAGGGCTACGCGGTCGATTCTCAGCGCACCCGGGCTGTGCGCGATCTGGCTGAGCGGTCGGAACACCGACTCTTCCTGTCGGCGACGCCGCACAACGGCTACACCGAATCCTTCACCGCCCTGTTGGAAATGATCGACCCGCAGCGCTTCGTGAGGGGAAAGATCTTCGACGAGCAAGCCCTGAAGGATGTCGCCGTACGACGTCTCAAGAAGGATCTGCCCGGGCAGTTCCGGGACCGCCAAGTCAAAGCGTTGCATTTCACTCCGTCAGCAGACGAAGCCGAGGCTTACGACCGGTTGATCGCTTTCACCAAGCGGCGCGACAAGGCGGCCAAAGGCTATAACGGCGGCGCGAAGGACATGGCCACGCTCTTGCTGAAGAAGCGGTTCTTCTCCTCACCCGTGGCCTTCGCCCGGACCATCGACGTCTACAAAGACACGCGCCAGCGCGGACTCGCCGTCGATTTCGACGCTGAATACGACGAAGTGCTCGGCCTCGACGCCGACGAACTCGAGGAAGGTCGCGTCGAACAGCCAGAGACCCAAACTCTGCAACAAACCAAGAAGGCGCTTCCGCCCTTGACCGACGAGGACAAAGCTGACCTCGATTGGCTCAGCGATTGGGGCCACAGCTATGAAGCCCGCCCAGACTCCAAGCTCGAAGTTCTCATCGACTACATCGAAGCGAACACCAAAGCCCTGGGCGACTGGCTCAACGAACGCGTCGTCATTTTCACCGAGTACGTCGACACCCTCGAATGGATCCGCGGCATCCTTCGTCAGCGCGGATACGAGAATGACCGCGTCGACGTGATCGACGGCGGGACCGACGGTGATGAACGCGAAGTGATTCGTGCCCGGTTCAACACTGACCCCTCGCGGGAGAAGCTGCGGATCCTGCTGGCGACCGACGCCGCTGGCGAAGGCATCGACCTCCAGGATCACTGCCACCGGCTCGTCAACTTCGACATCCCGTTCAATCCCAACCGGCTCGAGCAGCGCATAGGTCGTATCGACCGGTACGGACAGACCCACGACCCGGAGATTCGCCACTTCGCGGCTGACGACAAGAAGTCCCAACTCGCAGAAGACGTCGACCTGCTGGCACGAGTCGCCAAGAAGGTCGCGCAGATCATGGCGGACCTCGGATCGGCGAACGAAATAATTGCGCCAGACCTGCAACGCCAGCTCGGAGGGATCGACGCGGCACCTCGCAAGGGCAAGGCCGAGAAGAGCCCTATCGGGCAGATGCTCGCTGGCGGTCGGGACGTCGGAGCAGAGCTCACCAAACTGGCACAGGACATCGCCGAAAGCCGTGACACTCTCCACTTACGGCCAGCGAACCTACAGCGCGTCGTCGACGTCGCGTTTGAGCTCGACCGTCTACCGCCCATAGAGGAAATCGGCTCCGACCGTACCGACGTTCCGGCTTTTCGTCTGCCCGCACTTGGCAGCTCTTGGGAACAGGTGACGCGTGGGCTCACGACTGCCCTCGACCGTGAACATCTTCGACCGATCGCATTCGATCCGGCCGTCCTCGCTGAGGATTTCGACGTGGTGTACATGCACCTGGGTAGCCCACTCCTACAGCGCGCTACTCGGAGACTGCGGTCTGCTCTGTGGGGTGGGGAACGATCGCTGGAACGGGTGACCGCAGTCGTCGTTCCT from Mycobacterium sp. DL includes:
- a CDS encoding UvrD-helicase domain-containing protein, which produces MPSLAIDKGFLGDLAKLEKPVFKRVTEVFDEFDAATHTGLHLEKIANARNPRFRSIRIDQAWRGIVLAPASGDVYTLLKVLHHDDAYAWAQRSNVSVNSATGGIEIRDEAELDRQIPEMAEAAKKAGRPIFANVKDGELTRLGIDEKVLAFARTVTDAAQLDAAKSFLPETQWDVLFGLAAGFTPEEVWADLGAQIIGEPIDIADIDAAVLRSSDRVVLVSGPDELMDVFAHPFATWRVYLHPTQRAVAEATYKGPSRVTGGPGTGKTVVALHRAYMLAKRGEGRVLVTTFTSTLSDTLQSGLDMLASDREVPSRIEVSNVDRIAHRVFRKTHGAPNVLNSEDEKALWAGLVDELQLSFTPVFLSEEWRQVVLARRISTADAYLAAKRTGRGRGLGAAQRAQVWQAIWEFEQTLTQQGVWTHETVRRESTRLLEESTDKPFRHILIDEAQDLSPDQWRLLRAAVAEAPNDIFIAGDTHQRIYDNRVSLREVGINVAGRSSRLNINYRTTAEILGWSLGLMRGEPIDDMEGGLDSIAGCKSYVHGQPPTLAGCRSADDEAQHIADAVTRWIDNGVAPAEIGIAVRAKWLAPRIEKALKAAGIATVDLARASEDDDAVHVGTMHRMKGLEFRCVCVAGVSAKLLPASNAVTPVDDDKQTHQQDIERERCLLFVACTRAREELLVTWHGDASPFIIALETN
- the drmD gene encoding DISARM system SNF2-like helicase DrmD, with product MPGYRFQWSNLPGWLIDALCRNLLENYKDIDHAQALRSVYRARPRDEFIREAWPTLRDVWLHRDGQSRKQVVDVLRALRGDEGRITNRRAQMEYLRRLRSTQRLRAVVLQAFIEYGESGHSSDISAGRTRRSSHPPASSKDGKRLTISAPAIPTGEVSSPAIHHAAVPEVGQIVTVRGANWAVTDVQQQSLPRSAHDDAVRQLQNAVTLQSVEDDRLGDELRVVWELEPGRSLRPPQDLPTHIDADKFDPPERLAAFIDALRWGAVTSADVKTVQAPFRSGAKVEPYQLEPLRRALSAPRANLLLADDVGLGKTIEAGMVIQELLLRHRARTVIIVCPAGLALKWQDEMHDKFGLDFHIVNSETMKEARRTHGVHANPFTLFPRVIVSMAWLPGPRAQRQLRDALITKSRGTASRFAFDILVVDEAHHVAPSTPTRTDKAGLRKGYAVDSQRTRAVRDLAERSEHRLFLSATPHNGYTESFTALLEMIDPQRFVRGKIFDEQALKDVAVRRLKKDLPGQFRDRQVKALHFTPSADEAEAYDRLIAFTKRRDKAAKGYNGGAKDMATLLLKKRFFSSPVAFARTIDVYKDTRQRGLAVDFDAEYDEVLGLDADELEEGRVEQPETQTLQQTKKALPPLTDEDKADLDWLSDWGHSYEARPDSKLEVLIDYIEANTKALGDWLNERVVIFTEYVDTLEWIRGILRQRGYENDRVDVIDGGTDGDEREVIRARFNTDPSREKLRILLATDAAGEGIDLQDHCHRLVNFDIPFNPNRLEQRIGRIDRYGQTHDPEIRHFAADDKKSQLAEDVDLLARVAKKVAQIMADLGSANEIIAPDLQRQLGGIDAAPRKGKAEKSPIGQMLAGGRDVGAELTKLAQDIAESRDTLHLRPANLQRVVDVAFELDRLPPIEEIGSDRTDVPAFRLPALGSSWEQVTRGLTTALDREHLRPIAFDPAVLAEDFDVVYMHLGSPLLQRATRRLRSALWGGERSLERVTAVVVPGLEESFAAAVTRLILIGKAGLRLHEEVFLAGTRLGRRQAVGEHRAEALLEKALDAENLVRVPSFIAEQLATAWDDNKDDGLRARVAKAVAERVERRQHAVTTQLEERRAADRERVIATFDRFGATLKSALAEAEAIESELTLFDDERRQSERDLRQIRARMDALADERDEELAAVDARYTEVQARTFHAAVLFALSPKDIERGGVSIR